The following coding sequences are from one Triticum dicoccoides isolate Atlit2015 ecotype Zavitan chromosome 4A, WEW_v2.0, whole genome shotgun sequence window:
- the LOC119286933 gene encoding probable plastid-lipid-associated protein 4, chloroplastic, translating to MALVSLSLSPPCAPAASSSSSHLLTPPSLAGGSGSIRRGGPRGNAGLALTLPAGRRGREWRAPVSSFSSFLPSFFTGSKKKEEEDAKKAATLKEELLAAIAPLDRGAEATPEDKDRVDQIAQQLEEVNPTKEPLKSELLNGKWELLYTTSTSILQPQRPKFLRPYGTIYQAINTDTLRAQNMETLPYFNQVTANLVPLNSRKVAVRFDYFKIFSLIQIKAPGSGKGELEITYLDEDLRVSRGDKGNLFVLKMVDPLYRVPL from the exons ATGGCGCTGGTCTCGCTCTCGCTCTCGCCCCCGTGCGCGCCCGCCGCCTCCTCGTCTTCCAGCCACCTCCTCACGCCGCCGTCGCTCGCCGGCGGCAGCGGTAGCATCAGGAGGGGAGGGCCACGGGGCAACGCCGGCCTCGCTCTGACGCTGCCGGCCGGGCGTCGGGGTCGGGAGTGGAGGGCGCCGGTgtcgtccttctcctccttcctgccGTCCTTCTTCACGGGGagcaagaagaaggaggaggaggacgccaagaaggcggcgacgctcaaggaggagctgctggcggccATCGCGCCGCTCGACCGCGGCGCCGAGGCCACGCCCGAGGACAAGGACCGCGTCGACCAG ATCGCGCAGCAGCTGGAGGAGGTGAACCCGACCAAGGAGCCGCTCAAGTCCGAGCTCCTCAACGGCAAGTGGGAGCTCCTCTACACCACCTCCACATCCATTCTCCAGCCACAg AGGCCAAAGTTTCTGAGGCCATACGGGACGATTTACCAAGCGATCAACACCGACACGTTACGAGCTCAAAACATGGAGACACTGCCTTACTTTAATCAG GTTACTGCCAACTTGGTGCCTCTCAACTCTAGAAAAGTGGCAGTTAGGTTTGATTACTTCAAAATATTTAGCCTG ATCCAAATCAAAGCACCTGGAAGTGGCAAAGGTGAACTAGAGATCACATATCTTGATGAAGACCTCAG GGTTTCGAGAGGCGACAAGGGGAACTTGTTCGTGCTGAAGATGGTCGACCCATTATACCGAGTTCCGTTGTAA
- the LOC119286934 gene encoding 30S ribosomal protein S13, chloroplastic-like, producing the protein MATLSMVSGPVATSSLPLSTRRCASSVSFPAPKKGGIGHGGLRIECIRIGGVEIPNHKRVEYSLQYIHGIGRNRSRQILLDLSFDNKVTKDLSEEEVITLRKEVTKYMIEGDLKRFNRVAIERMKEIRCYKGIRHKLGLPVRGQRTKNNCRTLKGKRASVAKKKSASSSDE; encoded by the exons ATGGCGACCCTCTCCATGGTCTCCGGCCCCGTCGCCACCTCGTCCCTCCCCCTTTCCACCCGCCGCTGCGCCTCCTCCGTCTCCTTCCCCGCCCCCAAG AAGGGCGGCATTGGCCATGGTGGCCTGCGGATCGAGTGCATCCGTATCGGTGGTGTTGAGATCCCAAACCACAAGAGGGTGGAGTACTCGCTGCAGTACATCCATGGCATCGGACGGAATCGCTCCCGCCAGATCCTTTTGGACCTCAGTTTTGATAACAAGGTCACCAAGGACCTCTCCGAGGAGGAGGTCATCACGCTCCGTAAGGAGGTCACCAAGTACATGATTGAAGGAGACCTT AAACGGTTCAACCGTGTGGCGATCGAGAGGATGAAGGAGATCCGGTGCTACAAGGGCATCCGGCACAAGCTCGGCCTCCCGGTCCGTGGCCAGAGGACAAAGAACAACTGCAGGACACTCAAGGGGAAGAGGGCTTCCGTCGCCAAGAAGAAGTCGGCTTCGTCCTCCGACGAATAA
- the LOC119286935 gene encoding uncharacterized membrane protein At4g09580-like produces MLFARRDIEAAGAGAGQDGSPAAKKGKPESAAAAAAVARPTLTRTEALAAAAVLALFVAGIFCIFLAAPRREFGQILRLPRSLADVRLLKDNLAVYASEHQANFVLGYCSIYIFMQTFMIPGTIFMSLLAGALFGVIKGGVLVVFTATAGASSCYFLSKLIGRPLVCWLWPERLRYFQSEIAKRKDKLLNYMLFLRITPTLPNTFINMASPIVDIPFHIFFAATLIGLIPASYITVKAGRALGDLRSVRELYDFKTLVVLFLIGSVAVVPTILKRKRTYE; encoded by the exons ATGCTGTTCGCGCGCCGCGACATCGAGGCCGCGGGCGCCGGCGCCGGCCAGGACGGCTCGCCGGCCGCCAAGAAGGGCAAGCCGGAGTCGGCCGCCGCGGCCGCAGCCGTGGCGCGCCCCACGCTGACGCGGACCGAGGCGCTCGCGGCCGCCGCCGTGCTCGCGCTCTTCGTCGCCGGGATCTTCTGCATCTTCCTCGCCGCGCCCCGCCGCGAGTTCGGCCAGATCCTCCGCCTCCCGCGCAGCCTCGCCGACGTGCGCCTCCTCAA GGACAATCTTGCTGTGTATGCAAGCGAGCATCAGGCGAATTTCGTGTTGGGGTATTGCTCCATATACATCTTCATGCAAACATTTATGATCCCCGGAACAATATTTATGTCTTTACTTGCTGGAGCGCTTTTTGGGGTGATTAAAGGGGGTGTTTTGGTCGTCTTCACTGCCACAGCTGGGGCATCATCTTGCTATTTTCTCTCCAAGTTGATTGGCAGACCTTTGGTTTGCTGGTTGTGGCCTGAAAGACTGAGATATTTCCAGTCAGAG ATTGCAAAGAGGAAAGACAAGCTGTTGAACTACATGCTTTTTCTGAGAATAACACCAACCCTGCCCAATACTTTCATAAATATGGCGTCACCTATTGTCGACATACCTTTCCATATTTTCTTTGCTGCAACACTAATTGGACTCATCCCAGCATCTTATATTACTGTAAAG GCTGGGAGAGCTCTAGGCGATCTAAGATCAGTTAGGGAATTGTACGACTTCAAGACATTAGTTGTTCTGTTCCTCATTGGATCTGTCGCCGTTGTCCCAACCATCTTGAAAAGGAAGAGAACATACGAATGA